GTACCTTTACCCACTACGGCGAGATCACCCAGGTCGCCTCAGAGATGAAGAGTCATGCCAAACACGCCGCAGGCAGTTGTTACAGCATCGACAGAAGACAGGCTTCTCTCTGAAGAGCCCCCTATCTCATCTATGAGGGCCCTTAAGGCCGCCCACCCTGTTCCACGTGAAACACGTGCCCCGGATTTGCCCTGCTTGCTTTTTGCACCAAAAACTACTATCCTCTCGGGGCGAGGAGGCCGCCATGACTGTCGGGATCGTTAAGCACCCCATATACTTGAAGCACCTCACCGATGAGTATCATCCTGAGAGCCCTAAGAGACTAGAACACGTCTACGCTATGCTCGAAACCCTTGACCAGCAAGGCTTGGCGTACGTGTCCCCGAGGATGGCAACCCCCGAGGAGATCGCCCTCGTGCATGACCTCCCCTATATCGAGTCCATCGCCCGGGCGGGCGGCAAACCCATGCACCATCTGGATCCGGACACCGTGTCCTCACCCAAAACTTATGAGGCGGCCTTAATGGCCGTGGGTGGCCTTTTACAGCTCGCCGATGCGATCCAATCGTCCGAAGTGGATACCGGGTTTGCGCTTGTCAGGCCCCCCGGTCACCATGCCGAGCGATCCCATGCAATGGGTTTCTGCATCTTCAACAACATCGCCATCGCCGCCAAATACCTGGAGAACAAGTACGGGCTCAAAAACATTCTTCTCGTAGACTTCGACCTCCACCACGGAAACGGCACCCAGCACACCTTTTATCAGGACAGAACCGTGCTCTATTTTTCAACACACCAGTATCCCTACTACCCCGGCACGGGCTCTCTCGATGAGGTCGGGGAAGGCGACGGCAGGGGATACACCATCAATGTGCCCATGTCGGGCGGCATGGGCGATGAAGATTATATCTATGCCTTCAAGGACGTTCTCGTACCCGTTTCGGAAATGTATAAGCCGGAAATGGTGCTCGTCTCCGCCGGATTCGACACGTACTACGACGACCCCCTGGGAGGTATGGCCGTTACCGAGACCGGTTTCGCGGCCATGACAAGGATACTCCTCGATATTGCAAAGAAACATTGCAACGGCCAGGCGCTCTTTGCGCTTGAAGGGGGTTATGATTTACGGGGGCTTGCGAGCTCTGTCAGGGCTGTCATTGCCGAACTGATGGGCAAACCGCTCTATCCATACGAAAAGAAGGCTCAACCTTCGCCCGCGATTGTTCAGACGGCAACCGCTTTGAAACGGACTTTAATTCCCTACTGGGGACACTTCTGAAGGATTATTTGCCCGGATCTTCTTTCCAGACCATCTCTTTGAGTTCTTTTCCAACCTTAAAGTAGGGTAGTTTCTTCGGCTCCACGTTGACTGTTTCGCCGCTTTTCGGGTTTCTTCCCTTGTACGCCTTATACTCCCTCAGCGTGAAACTTCCGAAACCCCGTATTTCAACGCGTTCGTTCTTTGTAATGGCGTTCTTTACGCTGTCTATGATCGTGTCTACGGCTATTTTCGCGATCTTTTGGTTTACGTTTATATCGGAAGCGAGCTTATTGATAATATCCATCTTATTCATACAAGTTCCTCCTCATTGATTTTCTACAATGTACCGGTACGCGTTCCTGAAAATCTTCAAGCCATCCCCTTCAGCGTTAAGCGCCTCTCTCGTCCATCTCGGGTGTTGCGTATAGTGGACGAAGGCCTCGGGGTGCGGCATAAGCCCGAAGACTCTACCCGTGGGATCGGTAAGCGCGGCAATGGCATCTGTAGAGCCGTTCGGATTATATGGGTAAGCGTCGCTTACGGCGCCCGATTCATCAGCGTACTGCATGACCACGTGGCCCTTCTCGTTCAGTTCCCTCCTGCTGTCAGGGGTGTCGACCACACACTTCCCCTCTCCGTGACGCACAGGAAGGTAAATTGTATCCATATCCCTGGTAAATATGCAATGAGAAAATCGATTGACCTTAAGGCAAACCCATCGGTCCTCGAATCGACCCGAATCATTTGCCGTGAGTGTCGTTGTCTGTTTTCCGTACTCCCCGGCGAGCGCCGGCAACAGGCCGGTCTTCACCAGGAGCTGGAACCCGTTACATATCCCTATGATAAGCCCCCCTGACGCAACGAACTTGGTAAGCTCATCAAGAAACCTTTCTTTGGAGCCCTCCATAGTACGGTACTTCCATTTCACGGCCTGGGCCTTGGCCGAGCCAAGGTCGTCGCCGTCAAGAAACCCACCGGGAAAATTGATCAATCCGTACCCGCGGATTCTCTTGGGGTTCTCTGTCATCTCGTCGATGTGCATAAGCTCGGCGCGAAATCCCGCGAGCTTGTTCGCGTAGGCGGTCTCCTGCTCGCAGTTTATGCCGTTTCCGAACACTACCAGGCTTTTCGTGGTCTTCTTTTTCATCTGGCGTAACTGTGTAATCCCGATAATATGAAATTTACCACAAAATATGTGACGAGAACGCTCGCAAATCCCACGATCGATAGAATTGCGCTCTTCTTGCCCCTGACCCCCTTAAGCCTCACGTGGAGAAACAGGGCGTATACAATCCAGGTAATGAGCGACCACGTCTCTTTGGGGTCCCAACTCCAGTAAGAACCCCATGCGTAGTGTGCCCATACCGCACCCGTAAGTATACCAGAAGTCAGCATGGGAAAGCCAATAATTATGCTTTTATAGTTAATTTCATCGAGTCTTTCAGCCGAGGGCGCAAATCGACCCATGCCCGCCACGCGCAATATGCTTGCCATTGAGGCCACGGCAAAGGCTGCGTACGCTACAAAGCAGGTCATCACGTGAATATGTAACCAATTGCTCTGCAAGGCCGGCACGAGCGGCTCAATGCTTCTTTCCACTGTCGGCGATAGAGACGCAAACCCCATCAGGACGAGTGCCGCCGTAGAGCCAAGACACGTTATGGCAGGAATGCCAATCCTTTTTTTCATCACGATCAAAAGCCCGGTTACGCTCCATGCGTAGAATATGAGCGACTCGTAGAAGTTTGACAGAGGTGCATGGCCGATGCCCAACCTGTACGACTCCAGCCAGCGCAAAAGTATGCCGACCGTGTGCAAGGTGAAGGTGATATAAAAGAGGATCCACACCACCGACAGAATCTTTTCTTTCCTCAAGGCAAAATAGAGGACATGCAGAAAGAAAAGTGCGAGATAGAGCATGGTGACGATACCGAGTATCTTATGGTGTGCCGGCATCTGTCACCTCTTTGAGCCTCTCAAATTCCTTCTCGAAGGCTTCTCTGTTCTTCGCGGCATACCCGGCAACCACAATCCCATCCTTAATCCTCGCTACGTAGATCCGCCGGTAGTAACCGAAAAAATTAACAAAGAGGCCAACGATGAGCAGGGCAAAGCCCATCCAAACCAGATACACGCCAGGGTCGCGGACCACCTCGAGAACCGTAAAGGGCTCTTGTTTGATCTTTTCCAGTTCGATAGCGACGCCATTTAATAACTGCGCCTTCATCTTCTGCACGTTCAACAAGAACCATGTGGTTCTTTGCTCATCCCGAGATAAGTAGGCGACCTCAACCCCGGGGCCGAAACCGTGGACCTTCTCTTCGTACCTCACCACTTTAAATACGAGATTTTCTTTTTGAATCACCTCGTCCTGTCGGGCTTCTACTCTTTCTCCACCCACGTTAAACAGGCAAGAGGCGGCTGCCCCGTAGCTCGATTGGTAGAAGCGCATTCCATTGTACGTCAGGGGATCGTTCACACGGATCATCTGTTCGCCTTCCACCTTCTGCCTCCCTAGAATCTCCACGGTGGTCACGTATTCTTTCGGTGTGCCGTTCGGGTAAAGGTTTACCTTAAAGTCCTTGCATCTTATGGCAAACCCAAGCGGTATCTCTTTCTCGCCCGCATCTCTCGTTATCGCCCGGTCCCGCACCTCTCCAATCCTCAAGGCAAGGGATGCGCGAAACCCAAAAACGTGTCCGATTAGGCCCCCCGCAAGAATAACAAGGATGCTTCCGTGAATGATGAAAACTGAGAGCCGTGCGAGAACCCCCTTTTCGTAAGCGCCGCGAAGATCGTCTTCGCTAAGAGTCCGGTAAGCTCTCTTTATATTCCTCATCACCTCTGTGCTTCTCTGTTCGGGCACGGTGAAGCTCAATTCCATGGCCTCGAGTCGGTCGGCCTTGAGCCTAAGGTCTCCCCGCCTTTCCCGGACAAAACGGGTGAAGCGCTCTCGTGTGCACAGGATCAGGTTTAGGGCAAAGAGCGCGAGCAGCGTATAAAACCAGAAGGAATGGTACACATCGTCCAAGCCCAACAGCCTCACGACCCTGTACACGCCTTCCGTGTAATAACTTAGATACTCCTCCTCTGTTGCGCCCTGTTCTATGAGCGTACCCACGATAGATGCGGCCGCAATCAGCGATAAAACTGTGATGGAAAAGCCGATAGAGCTCGCCTTCCGATATATGCCATGTAAAAGGGGGGCGCCTACGCCGTCTTTGCTTGTTTCGGGATTATTTTTTGTGGCAATCATTGCACTTAGTCGGCGCGCTTATTCCTTTGGCAGAGACCTCCTTGTGGCAGGCCTGACACTTTCCGTGAAATGCGTCTCTTAGGGGTGGTGCCCCCTCCTTTACTTCCTTCAACATATGGCATGTTTCACATTTCC
This genomic window from Syntrophorhabdaceae bacterium contains:
- a CDS encoding histone deacetylase, translated to MTVGIVKHPIYLKHLTDEYHPESPKRLEHVYAMLETLDQQGLAYVSPRMATPEEIALVHDLPYIESIARAGGKPMHHLDPDTVSSPKTYEAALMAVGGLLQLADAIQSSEVDTGFALVRPPGHHAERSHAMGFCIFNNIAIAAKYLENKYGLKNILLVDFDLHHGNGTQHTFYQDRTVLYFSTHQYPYYPGTGSLDEVGEGDGRGYTINVPMSGGMGDEDYIYAFKDVLVPVSEMYKPEMVLVSAGFDTYYDDPLGGMAVTETGFAAMTRILLDIAKKHCNGQALFALEGGYDLRGLASSVRAVIAELMGKPLYPYEKKAQPSPAIVQTATALKRTLIPYWGHF
- a CDS encoding HU family DNA-binding protein, encoding MNKMDIINKLASDINVNQKIAKIAVDTIIDSVKNAITKNERVEIRGFGSFTLREYKAYKGRNPKSGETVNVEPKKLPYFKVGKELKEMVWKEDPGK
- a CDS encoding phosphoribosylformylglycinamidine synthase subunit PurQ, which produces MKKKTTKSLVVFGNGINCEQETAYANKLAGFRAELMHIDEMTENPKRIRGYGLINFPGGFLDGDDLGSAKAQAVKWKYRTMEGSKERFLDELTKFVASGGLIIGICNGFQLLVKTGLLPALAGEYGKQTTTLTANDSGRFEDRWVCLKVNRFSHCIFTRDMDTIYLPVRHGEGKCVVDTPDSRRELNEKGHVVMQYADESGAVSDAYPYNPNGSTDAIAALTDPTGRVFGLMPHPEAFVHYTQHPRWTREALNAEGDGLKIFRNAYRYIVENQ
- the ccsA gene encoding cytochrome c biogenesis protein CcsA gives rise to the protein MPAHHKILGIVTMLYLALFFLHVLYFALRKEKILSVVWILFYITFTLHTVGILLRWLESYRLGIGHAPLSNFYESLIFYAWSVTGLLIVMKKRIGIPAITCLGSTAALVLMGFASLSPTVERSIEPLVPALQSNWLHIHVMTCFVAYAAFAVASMASILRVAGMGRFAPSAERLDEINYKSIIIGFPMLTSGILTGAVWAHYAWGSYWSWDPKETWSLITWIVYALFLHVRLKGVRGKKSAILSIVGFASVLVTYFVVNFILSGLHSYAR
- a CDS encoding cytochrome c biogenesis protein ResB; the encoded protein is MIATKNNPETSKDGVGAPLLHGIYRKASSIGFSITVLSLIAAASIVGTLIEQGATEEEYLSYYTEGVYRVVRLLGLDDVYHSFWFYTLLALFALNLILCTRERFTRFVRERRGDLRLKADRLEAMELSFTVPEQRSTEVMRNIKRAYRTLSEDDLRGAYEKGVLARLSVFIIHGSILVILAGGLIGHVFGFRASLALRIGEVRDRAITRDAGEKEIPLGFAIRCKDFKVNLYPNGTPKEYVTTVEILGRQKVEGEQMIRVNDPLTYNGMRFYQSSYGAAASCLFNVGGERVEARQDEVIQKENLVFKVVRYEEKVHGFGPGVEVAYLSRDEQRTTWFLLNVQKMKAQLLNGVAIELEKIKQEPFTVLEVVRDPGVYLVWMGFALLIVGLFVNFFGYYRRIYVARIKDGIVVAGYAAKNREAFEKEFERLKEVTDAGTP